A window of the Rhizobium brockwellii genome harbors these coding sequences:
- a CDS encoding LacI family DNA-binding transcriptional regulator, whose translation MTASRPGPNLNRIATSLGVSVATVSNALSGKGRVSGQLVERIREHAAELGYVPSQAGRALRTGRSGVLGLVLPDIANPLFPKIAQAIEFAASAAGYGVLIADSRGDVAAQTEAINRLVERGVDGMVIIPRRGTRISSAACPVAIIDTPSTPGNTVSADHWQGGLEIAGHLAGLGHRRILIIGNNQESNVQNDRAGGIRSGMRPGMHSETLWIDQLEQENGSGCPLGLAEKVSQGFTAFAALSDLQALRALTELQQAGINIPTDVSVTGFDDLIWSSVVTPSLTTVRMDMDRIAEIAVSALVDTIKTSSIREGVLVTAKIKRVAMQLIVRQSSGPAKPPQKTSEMENM comes from the coding sequence ATGACAGCATCGCGCCCGGGACCGAACCTCAACAGGATAGCGACGTCGCTCGGCGTCTCCGTCGCCACGGTCTCCAATGCGCTTTCCGGCAAAGGCCGGGTCTCCGGTCAATTGGTCGAACGAATTCGCGAGCATGCAGCCGAGCTCGGTTACGTCCCGAGCCAGGCCGGCCGGGCGCTGCGGACCGGCCGCAGCGGCGTTCTCGGCCTGGTGCTGCCCGATATAGCCAATCCGCTGTTCCCGAAGATCGCACAGGCGATCGAATTCGCCGCCTCCGCCGCCGGTTACGGCGTCCTGATCGCCGATTCCCGCGGCGATGTCGCCGCCCAGACCGAGGCGATCAACCGGCTGGTCGAGCGCGGCGTTGACGGCATGGTCATCATTCCCCGCCGCGGCACCCGCATTTCGTCCGCCGCCTGTCCCGTCGCCATCATCGACACTCCCTCGACGCCTGGCAACACCGTTTCCGCCGACCACTGGCAGGGCGGGCTCGAAATCGCCGGCCATCTCGCAGGCCTCGGCCATCGCCGTATCCTCATCATCGGCAACAATCAGGAATCCAACGTCCAGAACGACCGCGCCGGCGGCATCCGCTCCGGCATGCGCCCGGGCATGCATTCGGAAACCCTGTGGATCGACCAGTTGGAGCAGGAGAACGGCAGCGGCTGCCCGCTCGGTCTCGCCGAAAAGGTCAGCCAAGGTTTCACCGCCTTCGCAGCCCTTTCCGACCTGCAGGCGCTGCGCGCGCTGACGGAGTTGCAGCAGGCGGGCATCAACATTCCCACCGATGTCAGCGTCACCGGCTTCGACGACCTCATCTGGTCGTCTGTTGTTACGCCGTCGCTGACGACGGTCCGGATGGACATGGATAGGATTGCCGAAATTGCCGTGTCGGCGCTGGTGGATACCATAAAAACAAGCAGCATCCGGGAGGGCGTGCTTGTTACCGCGAAGATCAAACGCGTCGCCATGCAGCTGATCGTCCGTCAATCATCCGGGCCTGCGAAACCGCCACAAAAGACTTCAGAGATGGAGAACATGTAA